One window of the Nocardia terpenica genome contains the following:
- a CDS encoding ABC transporter substrate-binding protein, which yields MALNTVSSRRSFLLSRAAMAAASAALLIGAFTSACSSSGGGESAAGQNLTGRGPITYVEGQDTSETGAVKQLIERWNTAHPDEKVTFKEQSNDASQQYDDMAQHMRAKQSDYDVLALDVPWTAEFAAKGWIQPLKDSFAIDTSTLLSPTVASATYKGTLYAAPRNTNGGLLYYRKDLVPNPPKTWTEMLQDCGVARDHGIGCYAGQFAPYEGLTVNAAEVINAYGGTFVGPDGKTPTVNSPQARAGLQVLADAYKNGDIPKEAISFKEPESQNAFAQGKLLFLRTWPNFYGVANADSSAVKGNFGVAPLPGKDSIGASTLGGYNAAISAYSKHKATALDFLRFLISEDAQHIVAEGALPPVRASLYDDPALIAKFPYMPALKDSIASAVPRPVTPYYTAVSKAIQDNAYAALTGTKSVDAAIVGMQKGIEAAGS from the coding sequence ATGGCTTTGAACACGGTGTCGTCACGACGCTCGTTCCTGTTGTCCCGCGCCGCGATGGCGGCTGCCTCGGCCGCGCTGCTGATCGGCGCCTTCACCAGCGCGTGCTCGAGCAGCGGCGGCGGGGAGAGCGCCGCCGGGCAGAACCTCACCGGCCGCGGACCCATCACCTACGTGGAGGGCCAGGACACCAGTGAGACCGGCGCGGTCAAGCAGCTCATCGAGCGCTGGAACACCGCGCATCCGGACGAGAAGGTGACCTTCAAGGAACAGTCCAACGACGCCTCCCAGCAGTACGACGACATGGCCCAGCACATGCGGGCCAAGCAGTCCGACTACGACGTCCTGGCGCTGGACGTGCCGTGGACCGCGGAATTCGCGGCCAAGGGCTGGATCCAGCCGCTGAAGGACTCCTTCGCCATCGACACCTCCACGCTGCTCTCGCCGACCGTGGCCAGCGCCACCTACAAGGGCACCCTGTACGCCGCGCCGCGCAACACCAACGGCGGCCTGCTGTACTACCGCAAGGACCTGGTGCCCAACCCGCCGAAGACCTGGACCGAGATGCTGCAGGACTGCGGCGTCGCGCGCGACCACGGAATCGGCTGCTACGCCGGACAGTTCGCCCCCTACGAGGGCCTGACCGTGAACGCCGCGGAGGTCATCAACGCCTACGGCGGCACCTTCGTCGGCCCGGACGGCAAAACCCCTACCGTCAACAGCCCGCAGGCGCGCGCGGGCCTGCAGGTGCTCGCCGACGCCTACAAGAACGGCGACATCCCCAAGGAGGCCATCTCCTTCAAGGAGCCGGAGAGCCAGAACGCCTTCGCTCAGGGCAAATTGCTGTTCCTACGCACCTGGCCGAACTTCTACGGCGTCGCGAACGCCGACTCCTCCGCCGTGAAGGGCAATTTCGGCGTCGCCCCGCTGCCCGGCAAGGACAGCATCGGCGCCTCGACCCTGGGCGGCTACAACGCCGCCATCAGCGCCTACTCCAAGCACAAGGCCACCGCGCTGGACTTCCTGCGCTTCCTGATCAGTGAGGACGCCCAGCACATCGTCGCCGAGGGCGCGCTGCCGCCGGTGCGGGCCTCGCTGTACGACGACCCGGCACTGATCGCCAAGTTCCCCTACATGCCCGCGCTGAAGGACTCCATCGCCAGCGCCGTGCCGCGCCCGGTCACCCCGTACTACACCGCGGTGTCGAAGGCCATCCAGGACAACGCCTATGCGGCGCTGACCGGCACCAAGTCGGTCGACGCCGCCATCGTCGGCATGCAGAAGGGCATCGAAGCCGCCGGCTCCTGA
- a CDS encoding DUF2786 domain-containing protein — protein sequence MSTQLTQDKLLSRIGGLLRQAESTDNEHEAEAFLAAAQRLATRSSIDLTLARAHVAGRERRPIPMQKIIPIGEAGKRGLRTYVQLFVAIAAANDVRCDVARSSTQVYAYGFDTDIATCEALYASLLVQMVRASDQYIKSGQYRSATVEKVVVENRWGRKVQRRIQAPVAAVTARLNFQMAFAARVGRRLSEVKADVEAEVRAAPAAAPGTALALRNKELELEDFYSRTSEARGVWRGPQESAGYSAAARRAGDRAGRTARLGSAPELGAARGSLGPGGSR from the coding sequence ATGTCCACCCAGCTGACTCAGGACAAGTTGCTCTCCCGCATCGGCGGGCTGCTGCGGCAGGCCGAGTCGACCGACAACGAGCACGAGGCCGAGGCGTTTCTCGCCGCCGCCCAGCGCCTGGCGACCCGTTCGTCGATCGATCTGACCCTGGCGCGCGCCCACGTGGCCGGGCGGGAGCGGCGGCCGATACCGATGCAGAAGATCATCCCCATCGGCGAGGCGGGCAAGCGCGGATTGCGCACGTATGTGCAGCTGTTCGTGGCCATCGCGGCCGCCAACGACGTGCGCTGCGATGTGGCGCGCTCGTCCACCCAGGTCTACGCGTACGGTTTCGACACCGACATCGCCACCTGCGAGGCGCTGTACGCCAGCCTGCTGGTGCAGATGGTGCGGGCCTCCGATCAGTACATCAAGTCCGGGCAGTACCGGTCGGCGACGGTGGAGAAGGTGGTCGTCGAGAACCGCTGGGGCCGAAAGGTGCAGCGGCGTATACAGGCCCCTGTCGCAGCGGTGACAGCCCGGCTCAACTTTCAGATGGCGTTCGCGGCCCGGGTGGGTCGCCGCCTGTCCGAGGTGAAGGCCGATGTCGAGGCGGAGGTGCGGGCCGCGCCCGCCGCCGCCCCGGGCACCGCGCTCGCGTTGCGCAACAAGGAACTCGAGCTCGAGGACTTCTACAGCCGGACCTCCGAGGCGCGCGGGGTGTGGCGGGGTCCGCAGGAATCGGCCGGATATTCGGCGGCGGCCAGGCGCGCCGGTGATCGCGCGGGCCGCACCGCCCGGCTGGGCTCGGCCCCCGAACTCGGCGCCGCCCGCGGCTCGCTGGGGCCGGGCGGCAGTCGATGA
- a CDS encoding TIGR04338 family metallohydrolase, producing MTRVSVRDTQRARVYDAEGLVRRMFDRADEVGVRTVELHGSHITLPIERRFASVDSVQTYADRVLALNWVRARWPRATAALTVRARAGTTAAHYESTRAVLAVPTHTGGTAWALRELVILHELAHHLEPPGPALAPHGPEFCSRYVDLVDGIIGPEAALVLRTTLLGCGAKLG from the coding sequence ATGACGCGCGTGAGTGTCCGGGATACGCAGCGGGCCAGGGTGTACGACGCGGAGGGCCTGGTGCGGCGGATGTTCGACCGCGCCGACGAGGTAGGGGTGCGCACGGTCGAGCTGCACGGCTCCCACATCACGCTGCCCATCGAGCGCCGCTTCGCCTCGGTGGACTCGGTGCAGACCTACGCCGACCGCGTCCTGGCCCTGAACTGGGTCCGCGCCCGCTGGCCCCGCGCCACCGCCGCCCTCACCGTCCGCGCCCGCGCCGGAACCACCGCGGCCCACTACGAATCCACCCGCGCCGTATTGGCCGTCCCCACCCACACCGGCGGGACCGCCTGGGCCCTACGGGAATTGGTCATCCTCCACGAACTGGCCCACCACCTCGAGCCCCCCGGCCCCGCCCTGGCCCCGCACGGCCCCGAATTCTGTTCCCGCTACGTCGATCTCGTCGACGGCATCATCGGCCCCGAGGCAGCCCTCGTCCTCCGCACCACATTGCTCGGCTGCGGGGCCAAGCTCGGCTGA
- a CDS encoding o-succinylbenzoate synthase — MSDLLDPESAFVYAIPLRTRFRGITVREGVLVEGPRGWGEFCPFPEYDDREAAGWLATTVEQIEAGWPEPVRERIPVNCTVPAVGPERAHAVVAASGCHTAKVKVADHPDSLAEDLERVAAVRDALGPGGSIRVDANGRWDVETAVAHIRRIDRAAGGLEYVEQPCRTIEELAAVRRRVDVPIAADESIRRAEDPLRVAVAGAADIAVLKCTPLGGVRRALRVAEAAALPCVVSSALETSVGLAAQLALAGALPHLDFACGLGTLNLFDGDVVTDSLRPVDGHLLVPTTPPTPNPELLQRFRHPAPERTEWWRARLNRVRRLLN, encoded by the coding sequence GTGAGCGATCTGCTGGATCCCGAGTCGGCATTCGTGTACGCGATTCCGCTGCGCACCCGGTTCCGGGGCATCACCGTGCGCGAGGGCGTGCTGGTCGAGGGGCCGCGCGGGTGGGGGGAGTTCTGCCCGTTCCCCGAGTACGACGATCGGGAGGCGGCCGGGTGGCTGGCCACCACCGTCGAGCAGATCGAGGCGGGCTGGCCGGAGCCGGTGCGCGAGCGGATTCCGGTGAACTGCACGGTGCCCGCGGTCGGCCCGGAGCGCGCGCACGCGGTCGTCGCCGCGTCCGGCTGCCACACCGCCAAGGTGAAGGTCGCCGATCACCCGGATTCGCTGGCCGAGGATCTGGAGCGGGTCGCCGCGGTGCGCGACGCGCTGGGGCCCGGCGGGTCGATCCGCGTCGACGCCAACGGGCGCTGGGACGTCGAGACCGCGGTCGCGCACATCCGGCGGATCGACCGCGCCGCGGGCGGGCTGGAATACGTCGAGCAACCCTGTCGCACCATCGAGGAGCTGGCCGCGGTCCGCCGCCGCGTCGACGTCCCGATCGCCGCCGACGAATCCATCCGCCGCGCCGAGGATCCGCTGCGCGTCGCGGTGGCGGGCGCGGCCGATATCGCGGTCCTGAAATGCACCCCCCTGGGCGGGGTGCGCCGCGCCCTCCGCGTCGCCGAGGCCGCCGCCCTCCCGTGCGTGGTCTCCTCCGCCCTGGAAACCAGCGTCGGCCTCGCCGCCCAGCTGGCCCTGGCCGGAGCCCTCCCACACCTCGACTTCGCCTGCGGCCTGGGCACCCTGAACCTCTTCGACGGCGACGTCGTCACCGACTCCCTCCGTCCCGTCGACGGCCACCTCCTCGTCCCCACCACCCCACCCACCCCGAATCCCGAACTGCTCCAACGCTTCCGCCACCCCGCCCCCGAGCGAACCGAGTGGTGGCGCGCCCGTCTGAACCGAGTGCGCCGCCTGCTGAACTGA
- a CDS encoding thiolase family protein yields MRDAVIVEAVRTPIGKGRPTGALHGVHPVDLLAHSLREVVTRSGIDPELIDDVIGGVVTQVGEQGANVTRRAALAAGYPESVPATTVDRQCGSSQQAIHFAAQGVIAGAYDVVVAAGLESMGRVPMGANLIGATDLEGVAFAERYPEGLVPQGISAELIAARWNIGRTAMDEFALASHEKAAAATKNGAFDSQLAPIAGLTADEGIRVGSTLELLSGLRPAYYSDEYAARFPEIGWNVTAANASQINDGSAAVLITTSEMAARLGLRPLARVHSFAVAGDDPLLMLTAVIPATRKVLRRAGLTLDDIDLFEINEAFSSVVLAWQHDTGADLSRVNVDGGAIALGHPLGASGARLATTLVHALHERGGRFGLQAMCEAGGLSNATVYERL; encoded by the coding sequence ATGAGAGACGCGGTAATCGTCGAGGCCGTGCGCACCCCGATCGGCAAGGGCAGGCCCACCGGCGCCCTGCACGGCGTGCACCCGGTGGATCTGCTCGCGCACAGCCTGCGCGAGGTGGTGACGCGCAGTGGGATCGATCCGGAGCTGATCGACGATGTCATCGGCGGCGTGGTCACCCAGGTCGGCGAGCAGGGCGCGAACGTGACCCGGCGGGCCGCGCTGGCCGCCGGATATCCCGAGTCGGTCCCGGCCACCACGGTCGACCGGCAGTGCGGCAGCAGCCAGCAGGCCATCCACTTCGCGGCGCAGGGCGTCATCGCCGGGGCCTACGACGTGGTGGTCGCGGCCGGACTGGAGTCCATGGGACGAGTTCCCATGGGCGCCAACCTGATCGGCGCGACCGACCTCGAGGGCGTCGCATTCGCCGAGCGGTATCCGGAAGGTCTTGTGCCGCAGGGCATCAGCGCCGAGCTGATCGCCGCCCGCTGGAATATCGGCCGGACCGCGATGGACGAGTTCGCGCTCGCCAGCCACGAGAAGGCCGCCGCCGCAACGAAAAACGGCGCCTTCGACAGCCAGCTGGCGCCGATCGCGGGGCTGACCGCCGACGAGGGCATCCGGGTCGGCAGCACGCTGGAGCTGCTGAGCGGGTTGCGCCCGGCGTACTACTCCGACGAGTACGCGGCGCGCTTCCCGGAGATCGGCTGGAATGTGACCGCCGCCAACGCGAGTCAGATCAACGACGGCAGCGCCGCCGTGCTGATCACCACCAGCGAGATGGCCGCGCGGCTGGGGCTGCGCCCGCTGGCGCGGGTGCACAGCTTCGCGGTGGCGGGCGACGATCCGCTGCTCATGCTGACCGCGGTGATCCCGGCGACGCGAAAGGTGTTGCGGCGGGCCGGATTGACGCTCGACGACATCGACCTGTTCGAGATCAACGAGGCGTTCTCCTCGGTGGTGCTGGCCTGGCAGCACGACACCGGCGCGGACCTGTCCCGGGTCAATGTCGACGGCGGCGCCATCGCGCTCGGTCACCCGCTCGGCGCCTCCGGCGCGCGGCTGGCCACCACCCTGGTGCACGCCCTGCACGAGCGCGGCGGCCGCTTCGGCCTGCAGGCCATGTGCGAGGCCGGTGGGCTGTCCAACGCCACCGTCTACGAACGGCTCTGA
- a CDS encoding winged helix-turn-helix transcriptional regulator has product MSAVLEGTLRDLTAWKPDGCSIVKALDIVGTRSAILILREAMYGTTRFDGFAARIGITDAAAAAALRKLTAAGLLAKRPYREEGKRTRHEYVLTEMGRDLLPVVVGLWQWGDKYLQGGVPPLERVEDATGEPVHVELRSASGSEVGLEGMRVRVNEKWRRAKR; this is encoded by the coding sequence ATGTCCGCTGTGCTGGAGGGAACGCTCCGTGACCTGACCGCCTGGAAACCGGACGGCTGCTCGATCGTGAAGGCGCTCGACATCGTCGGCACCCGCTCGGCGATTCTCATTCTGCGCGAGGCCATGTACGGCACCACCCGGTTCGACGGGTTCGCCGCGCGGATCGGCATCACCGACGCCGCCGCGGCCGCCGCGCTGCGCAAGCTCACCGCCGCGGGCCTGCTGGCCAAGCGGCCCTACCGGGAGGAGGGCAAGCGCACCCGGCACGAATACGTGCTCACCGAGATGGGCCGCGACCTGCTACCGGTCGTGGTCGGCCTGTGGCAGTGGGGGGACAAATACCTTCAGGGCGGGGTGCCGCCGCTGGAACGCGTGGAGGACGCGACGGGTGAGCCCGTGCACGTGGAACTTCGCAGCGCTTCGGGAAGTGAGGTCGGGCTGGAGGGCATGCGCGTGCGGGTGAACGAGAAGTGGCGGCGGGCGAAGCGCTGA
- a CDS encoding ABC transporter ATP-binding protein: MATVTFDRATRLYPGAPKPAVDELNLEIADGEFLVLVGPSGCGKSTSLRMLAGLEDVDGGRILIGDRDVTNAEPKQRDIAMVFQNYALYPHMTVAENMGFALKMAKVPKAEKEQRVREAAKLLDLEQYLDRKPKALSGGQRQRVAMGRAIVRQPQVFLMDEPLSNLDAKLRVQTRTQIAQLQRRLGTTTVYVTHDQVEAMTMGDRVAVLKDGLLQQCAAPRDLYRDPANLFVAGFMGSPAMNLFTLPLTDGSVRLGGHTLPVPRTVADAANGSVVVGIRPEHFEIAGPGEGITMEVDVVEELGSDAYIYGRTAGENGSGAGESIVARADWRKPPAKGDRLSLAATEEHIYFFAPADGKRLN, encoded by the coding sequence ATGGCCACGGTCACTTTCGACCGCGCGACCCGGTTGTACCCGGGCGCTCCCAAACCCGCCGTCGACGAACTGAACCTGGAGATCGCCGACGGCGAATTCCTGGTCCTGGTCGGCCCGTCCGGCTGCGGCAAGTCCACCTCGCTGCGCATGCTCGCCGGGCTGGAGGACGTCGACGGCGGCCGCATCCTCATCGGCGACCGGGACGTCACCAACGCCGAGCCCAAGCAGCGCGACATCGCGATGGTGTTCCAGAACTACGCCCTCTACCCGCACATGACCGTCGCGGAGAACATGGGCTTCGCGCTGAAGATGGCCAAGGTGCCCAAGGCGGAGAAGGAGCAGCGGGTCCGCGAGGCGGCCAAACTGCTGGACCTCGAACAGTATCTGGATCGCAAGCCGAAGGCGCTGTCCGGCGGTCAGCGCCAGCGCGTGGCCATGGGCCGGGCGATCGTGCGGCAGCCGCAGGTGTTCCTGATGGACGAGCCGCTGTCGAACCTGGACGCCAAGCTGCGGGTGCAGACCCGCACCCAGATCGCGCAGTTGCAGCGCCGGCTGGGCACCACCACGGTGTACGTCACCCACGATCAGGTGGAGGCGATGACCATGGGGGACCGGGTGGCGGTGCTCAAGGACGGGCTGCTGCAGCAGTGCGCGGCCCCGCGCGACCTGTACCGCGATCCGGCGAATCTGTTCGTCGCCGGGTTCATGGGTTCGCCCGCGATGAATCTGTTCACGCTCCCGCTGACCGACGGTTCGGTGCGCCTCGGCGGCCACACGCTGCCGGTGCCGCGCACGGTGGCCGACGCCGCGAACGGCTCGGTGGTGGTGGGCATCCGGCCCGAACACTTCGAGATCGCCGGGCCGGGCGAGGGGATCACGATGGAGGTGGACGTGGTCGAGGAGCTCGGCTCGGACGCCTACATCTACGGCCGCACCGCCGGTGAGAACGGTTCGGGCGCAGGCGAATCCATCGTCGCCCGGGCCGACTGGCGCAAGCCGCCCGCCAAGGGCGACCGCCTCTCGCTGGCCGCCACCGAGGAGCACATCTACTTCTTCGCCCCCGCGGACGGCAAGCGCCTCAACTGA
- a CDS encoding LLM class F420-dependent oxidoreductase — protein MSRPVRVGVQLQPQHAPNYGLIRDAVRRAEDAGVDVVFNWDHFFPLYGDPDGAHFECWTMLAAVAEQTERVELGALVTGGGYRNPDLLADMARTVDHISGGRLILGIGAGWFQRDYDEYGYDFGTAGTRLDLLKDYLARIDARLRKLNPGPVRDIPILIGGGGEKKTLRLVAQYADIWHTFAKVDVLERKSKILADHCADVGTDPARIERSVDWPGAEQAAELVAAGATLFTVGTGGPDYDLSGVEEAIRWRDGFNPESVAGIA, from the coding sequence ATGAGTCGACCGGTTCGCGTCGGAGTCCAACTACAGCCCCAGCACGCCCCGAACTACGGGCTGATTCGTGATGCGGTGCGCCGCGCGGAGGACGCCGGCGTCGATGTGGTGTTCAACTGGGATCACTTCTTTCCGCTGTACGGCGATCCCGACGGCGCGCACTTCGAGTGCTGGACCATGCTCGCCGCGGTCGCCGAGCAGACCGAGCGCGTCGAGCTGGGCGCGCTGGTCACCGGCGGCGGCTACCGCAATCCGGACCTGCTGGCCGATATGGCGCGCACCGTGGACCACATCTCCGGCGGCCGCCTCATCCTGGGCATCGGCGCGGGCTGGTTCCAGCGCGACTACGACGAGTACGGCTACGACTTCGGCACCGCCGGAACGCGTCTGGACCTGCTGAAGGACTACCTGGCCCGCATCGATGCCCGGCTGCGGAAGCTGAATCCCGGCCCGGTGCGCGATATTCCGATCCTGATCGGCGGCGGCGGGGAGAAAAAGACGCTGCGGCTGGTGGCGCAGTACGCCGACATCTGGCACACCTTCGCGAAAGTGGATGTGCTGGAACGCAAGTCGAAGATCCTGGCGGACCACTGCGCGGACGTCGGCACCGATCCCGCCCGCATCGAGCGCTCGGTGGACTGGCCCGGCGCGGAGCAGGCGGCCGAGCTGGTGGCGGCCGGGGCCACGCTGTTCACGGTGGGCACCGGCGGACCCGACTACGACCTGAGCGGGGTCGAGGAGGCCATCCGCTGGCGCGACGGGTTCAATCCGGAGTCGGTCGCGGGCATCGCCTGA
- a CDS encoding ABC transporter substrate-binding protein/permease, with amino-acid sequence MFSPMARLPVSGSRALIAVVSAVTLLFAAACGSDSSNSSASRDLCAPPGEAAAAAAPTNLASGASAGTDRYTTANTVPLNTIDTSKLGLLTPGKLSIGTLSDAPPSICVNSRGAFTGFDNELLKAIGAKLGLQVQFSGTEFSGLLAQVANGRFDVGSSSITTTDARRQLVDFTNGYDFGYFSLVVPNSGAVRGFSDLRPGVRVGVVQGTVQDEYVVNTLHLDPVKFPDYNTAYANLKSGQIDAWVAPSAQATGAIKPGDPTAIVENTFSLDNYTAWAVRKGNRPLIDALNAGLDAVIADGTYAKLYTDWEPRPFPPSWKPGSKAAPTPQLPDFAAIAAEHQREASTAQAAPKSTLAQLKDTFFDWSLYRKAIPDLFTTGLPNTLVLALVSGVIGTLVGMLLAVAGISRTRWLRWPARVYTDIFRGLPAVVIILLIGLGVGPVVKNITGNNPYWLGAVALALLAAAYIGEIFRSGIQSVEAGQLEAARAIGFGYRQAMTLVVIPQGVRRVLPALMNQFIALIKDSSLIYFLGLLASQRELFAVGRDLNAQTGNLSPLVAAGLVYLLLTIPLTHLVNYIDRRLRTGRAEEALDPVEQAVITEGRGA; translated from the coding sequence ATGTTTTCGCCTATGGCTCGTTTGCCCGTATCAGGATCCCGTGCGCTGATCGCGGTGGTGTCGGCCGTCACCCTGCTGTTCGCGGCGGCCTGTGGCTCCGACAGCAGCAATTCGTCGGCAAGCCGCGACCTGTGCGCGCCGCCGGGCGAGGCAGCGGCCGCGGCGGCCCCGACCAACCTGGCCTCGGGCGCCTCGGCGGGCACCGACCGCTACACCACGGCGAACACCGTCCCGCTGAACACGATCGACACCTCGAAGCTGGGCCTGCTCACTCCGGGCAAGCTCAGCATCGGCACCCTGTCGGACGCGCCGCCGAGCATCTGCGTGAACTCCCGCGGCGCCTTCACCGGCTTCGACAACGAGCTGCTGAAGGCGATCGGCGCGAAACTCGGCCTGCAGGTGCAGTTCTCGGGCACCGAGTTCTCGGGCCTGCTCGCGCAGGTGGCCAACGGCCGCTTCGACGTCGGCTCGTCGAGCATCACCACCACCGACGCCCGGCGGCAGCTGGTCGACTTCACCAACGGCTACGACTTCGGCTACTTCTCGCTGGTGGTGCCCAACAGCGGCGCCGTCAGGGGCTTCTCGGATCTGCGGCCGGGCGTGCGGGTCGGCGTGGTGCAGGGCACCGTGCAGGACGAGTACGTGGTCAATACGCTGCACCTGGACCCGGTGAAGTTCCCCGACTACAACACCGCCTACGCGAATCTGAAGTCGGGGCAGATCGATGCCTGGGTGGCGCCCTCGGCGCAGGCCACCGGCGCGATCAAGCCCGGCGATCCGACCGCCATCGTGGAGAACACCTTCAGCCTGGACAACTACACGGCCTGGGCGGTGCGCAAGGGCAATCGGCCGCTGATCGACGCACTCAACGCCGGGCTGGACGCGGTCATCGCCGACGGCACCTACGCCAAGCTCTACACCGACTGGGAGCCGCGGCCGTTCCCGCCGAGCTGGAAGCCGGGCTCGAAGGCCGCGCCGACGCCGCAGCTGCCGGACTTCGCGGCCATCGCGGCCGAGCATCAGCGCGAGGCGAGCACCGCGCAGGCCGCGCCGAAATCCACCCTGGCGCAATTGAAGGACACCTTCTTCGACTGGTCGCTGTACCGCAAGGCGATTCCCGATCTGTTCACCACCGGATTGCCGAATACCCTTGTCCTGGCGCTGGTTTCGGGTGTGATCGGCACCCTGGTCGGCATGCTGCTGGCCGTGGCCGGGATCTCGCGGACCCGCTGGTTGCGGTGGCCCGCAAGGGTTTACACCGATATCTTCCGCGGTCTGCCCGCGGTGGTGATCATCCTGCTGATCGGTCTCGGCGTCGGTCCGGTGGTCAAGAACATCACCGGCAACAACCCGTACTGGCTCGGTGCGGTGGCGCTGGCGCTGCTGGCCGCCGCCTATATCGGGGAGATCTTCCGCTCCGGCATCCAGTCGGTGGAGGCCGGGCAGCTGGAGGCGGCGCGCGCCATCGGCTTCGGCTATCGGCAGGCGATGACGCTGGTGGTGATCCCGCAGGGCGTGCGCCGGGTGCTGCCCGCCCTGATGAATCAGTTCATCGCGCTGATCAAGGACTCCTCGCTGATCTACTTCCTGGGTCTGCTCGCCTCGCAGCGCGAACTGTTCGCCGTCGGCCGCGACCTCAACGCGCAGACCGGCAACCTGTCCCCGCTGGTCGCGGCGGGCCTGGTCTACCTGCTGCTGACGATTCCGCTCACCCACCTGGTGAACTACATCGACCGCCGGTTGCGGACCGGCCGCGCGGAGGAGGCGCTCGACCCGGTCGAACAGGCCGTCATCACGGAAGGACGCGGAGCGTGA
- a CDS encoding amino acid ABC transporter ATP-binding protein → MSASLTGTGLHLTLGRNRVLRGVDIHVDAGKTTTVIGPSGSGKSTLLRVLNRLHEPDSGDVLLDGASVLTEDPDRLRQRIGMVFQHFNLFPHMTVAENVALGPRKLGGLSREAARAVAIEQLETVGLAGRADARPANLSGGQQQRVAIARALAMKPELMLFDEATSALDPELVKGVLALMADLAAGGMTMIVVTHEMGFARSVSDSVVFMDHGQIVESGAPDQVFDNPQTSRLRQFLSQVL, encoded by the coding sequence GTGAGCGCATCTCTCACCGGTACCGGTCTGCATCTCACCCTGGGCCGCAACCGGGTGCTGCGCGGCGTCGACATCCACGTGGACGCCGGGAAGACCACCACCGTCATCGGGCCGTCCGGCTCGGGCAAGTCCACCCTGCTGCGGGTGCTGAATCGCCTGCACGAACCCGATTCCGGCGATGTGCTGCTCGACGGCGCCTCGGTGCTGACCGAGGACCCGGACCGGCTGCGCCAGCGCATCGGCATGGTGTTCCAGCACTTCAACCTGTTCCCGCACATGACCGTCGCGGAGAATGTGGCGCTGGGGCCGCGCAAGCTGGGTGGCCTGTCCCGGGAGGCCGCCCGCGCGGTGGCGATCGAACAGCTCGAGACCGTGGGGCTGGCGGGGCGGGCCGACGCGCGCCCGGCCAATCTGTCCGGCGGCCAGCAGCAGCGCGTGGCGATCGCCCGGGCGCTGGCCATGAAGCCCGAGCTGATGCTGTTCGACGAGGCCACCTCCGCGCTGGACCCGGAGCTGGTGAAGGGCGTGCTGGCGCTGATGGCCGACCTGGCCGCGGGCGGCATGACCATGATCGTGGTCACCCACGAGATGGGTTTCGCCCGTTCGGTATCCGACAGCGTGGTGTTCATGGACCACGGGCAGATCGTCGAATCCGGCGCGCCGGACCAGGTTTTCGACAACCCGCAGACTTCCCGCCTGCGCCAGTTCCTGTCCCAGGTGTTGTGA
- a CDS encoding glycoside hydrolase family 25 protein produces MYRRLLARPEVRRARLFLPVVAAAGILSATGTAVAVPTGPDVSSWQHIDGRLINWFEVRASGNNFAMLKATEGLNYVNPYFVPDSLLMRAAWVARGTYHYAHPELPPEPQAALYAAVVLGQNGPLDLPPVLDLENSGGLPPAALIDWTHRYLNTVQALTGRVPIVYTYPRFWQTAMADTHDFATYPLWIADYRGNPQPEVPGGWPTWTFWQTTDSGQVPGIAGNTDVNVYSGAQGDFGRFANM; encoded by the coding sequence ATGTACCGACGTCTCTTGGCTAGGCCCGAAGTTCGTCGCGCGCGCTTATTTCTGCCCGTTGTCGCGGCGGCTGGCATCCTCTCCGCAACCGGTACGGCGGTTGCCGTACCAACCGGTCCGGACGTGTCGTCCTGGCAACATATCGACGGCCGATTGATCAACTGGTTCGAGGTCCGCGCGTCCGGCAACAACTTCGCGATGCTCAAGGCGACCGAGGGCCTGAACTACGTGAATCCCTATTTCGTGCCGGACAGCCTGCTCATGCGGGCGGCCTGGGTGGCCCGCGGCACGTACCACTACGCCCACCCCGAGCTGCCGCCGGAGCCGCAGGCCGCGCTGTACGCGGCGGTCGTGCTGGGCCAGAACGGGCCGCTGGACCTGCCGCCGGTCCTGGATCTGGAGAATTCGGGCGGCCTGCCCCCGGCGGCCCTGATCGACTGGACCCATCGCTATCTGAACACCGTGCAGGCGCTGACGGGCCGGGTGCCGATCGTCTACACCTATCCGCGGTTCTGGCAGACGGCCATGGCCGACACCCACGATTTCGCCACCTACCCGCTGTGGATCGCCGACTACCGCGGCAACCCCCAGCCCGAGGTACCGGGCGGCTGGCCCACCTGGACGTTCTGGCAGACCACCGATTCCGGCCAGGTCCCGGGCATCGCCGGAAACACCGACGTCAATGTGTACAGCGGGGCACAGGGGGATTTCGGGCGGTTCGCGAATATGTGA